The Naumovozyma dairenensis CBS 421 chromosome 1, complete genome genome includes a region encoding these proteins:
- the SIL1 gene encoding Sil1p (similar to Saccharomyces cerevisiae SIL1 (YOL031C); ancestral locus Anc_7.98), with protein sequence MVNIVNLLLLQIPLLQLSTAMRDMERNQVILAPTVRNSVTTATTKTDSDNQVVTPENGKGKEPTSLRITDSLICNDKECYPRVFEPEDQWKPIRPEQQLPGGLDIRMNLDTGLKEAKLLPIEERNVKTFAKVDKEEKEVEKEKSDVGSPKEQIIERKEKQEQKQSTIAQDSVTEYEFSNDFKTIRDLLYNPTILSKDLDNLETIFDNVMEFAHDYKHGYKIISHEFRLLQNISFNDQLPPTIRELSTRVITSCLRNNPPVKEYINNNYPAFIDNTFVAMDILVNNLSYDLKIKKFLLKRYLSILNELIETPYQFTKDKMIILQHIYAIQDQQIKIKILELISICFTDEIDSNENEELPNLNKRDNIQQNVPDLQSWTNEFTSLVQDKDLDEWHLRKFFNSLYNIKTTFKKDIKIDSKFLNWLAEQEKQRTKRLNNGLQERDLEQDSFDEKLISSRHSIFGNPLADRIKHFDDEL encoded by the coding sequence atggtTAACATAGTGAATTTGTTGCTGTTACAAATCCCTCTTCTACAACTATCCACGGCAATGCGCGACATGGAAAGGAATCAAGTGATACTGGCTCCAACCGTTCGTAATAGTGTCACAACGGCGACGACCAAGACTGATTCTGATAATCAAGTGGTAACACCAGAAAATGGGAAGGGAAAGGAACCGACATCGCTTCGTATAACAGATAGTTTGATTTGTAATGATAAGGAATGTTATCCCAGGGTATTCGAACCAGAAGATCAATGGAAACCAATTAGACCAGAACAGCAATTGCCAGGTGGATTAGATATTAGAATGAATTTGGATACTGGTTTAAAAGAAGCGAAATTATTACCTATTGAAGAGAGAAATGTGAAAACATTCGCCAAAGTAGATaaagaggaaaaagaaGTAGAAAAGGAGAAAAGCGATGTTGGTTCGCCCAAAGAACAGATTATtgaaaggaaagaaaagCAAGAACAGAAACAATCTACTATAGCCCAAGATAGTGTAACTGAATATgaattttcaaatgattttaaaaCAATAAGAGATCTGCTTTACAATCCAACAATCCTATCAAAAGATTTAGATAACTTAGAAACAATATTCGATAATGTAATGGAATTTGCACATGATTATAAACACGGATATAAGATCATATCTCATGAATTCCGATTGTTACAAAATATTAGTTTCAATGATCAATTACCACCTACTATTAGAGAATTAAGTACAAGAGTCATTACCAGTTGTCTAAGAAATAATCCACCCGtgaaagaatatattaacaataattaCCCCGCATTCATTGATAACACATTTGTTGCTATGGATATTTTAGttaataatctttcttatgatttaaaaattaaaaaatttcttttgaaacGGTATCTTTCCATACTAAATGAACTTATTGAAACGCCTTATCAATTTACCAAGGATAAGATGATCATTTTACAACATATTTATGCAATTCAAGATCaacaaattaaaattaaaatattagaatTGATATCTATATGTTTTACCGATGAGATTGATAGTAATGAGAATGAGGAACTTCCGAACTTGAATAAAAGGGATAATATTCAACAAAATGTTCCAGATTTACAATCATGGACTAATGAGTTCACATCTTTGGTTCAAGATAAAGATCTAGATGAATGGCATTTGaggaaatttttcaatagtttgTATAATATTAAGACCACATTTAAGAAGGATATTAAGATagattccaaatttttaaattggTTAgctgaacaagaaaagcaaagaactaaaagattaaataaTGGACTACAAGAAAGAGATTTGGAACAAGATTCATTcgatgaaaaattgatttcaaGTAGACATTCTATCTTTGGTAATCCATTGGCAGACAGAATTAAAcattttgatgatgaattatga
- the RPP2A gene encoding ribosomal protein P2 alpha (similar to Saccharomyces cerevisiae RPP2A (YOL039W); ancestral locus Anc_7.96): protein MKYLAAYLLLNAAGTTPNADNVKAVLSSVGIDIEEDKVSSLISSLEGKSVDELIVAGNEKLAAVPAAGPASGSAPAAGASGDATEEAKEEEEEEESDADMGFGLFD from the coding sequence ATGAAGTACTTAGCTGCCTACTTATTATTGAACGCCGCCGGCACCACCCCAAATGCTGACAATGTCAAGGCTGTCTTATCCTCTGTTGGTATCGACATTGAAGAAGACAAAGTCTCCTCTTTGATCTCTTCTTTAGAAGGTAAATCTGTCGACGAATTGATTGTTGCAGGTAACGAAAAGTTGGCCGCTGTCCCAGCTGCTGGTCCAGCTTCTGGTTCTGCTCCAGCTGCCGGTGCCTCTGGTGATGCTACTGAAGAAGctaaggaagaagaagaagaagaagaatctgATGCTGATATGGGTTTCGGTTTATTCGattaa
- the NOP12 gene encoding rRNA-processing protein NOP12 (similar to Saccharomyces cerevisiae NOP12 (YOL041C); ancestral locus Anc_7.93) translates to MSSSIDSLFGSVDSNKLESNISKLFNASSGPIDNLQVKNKHRTLLPSVKRKQPELESKSKSESGSGSESEKDDDVSADGEADEPELKKQKKSKKKKNVDGDDDEDLEGKYFAKLIEKEDSEEAQKDSREDASTDDHESEKEIAGTSSQVAKKTDLKEEELAKAERTVFIGNIPNDVITSKTVYKTFKKLFNTNPKPKKSEDEDDDEEKQEDIESKIKENPFTIESIRFRSISFDEALPRKVAFVQQKLHKSRDSVNAYIVYKNKNIVKTICSELNGTVFHNHHLRVDSVAHPSAQDKKRSIFVGNLDFEEAEESLWNHFKSCGEIEYVRIIRDAKTNMGKGFAYVQFKELQSVNKALLLNDKVMMKSNVDKDSKKKGRKLRVTRCKNMRKNGSQSSSSNFKNSGNLSDFQKTKVGRAKKILGKADRATLGQELTIEGLRATKGENVSHLKKKKQRSKTGRVTKRSQAFKKANKD, encoded by the coding sequence ATGTCATCATCCATCGATTCACTTTTCGGAAGTGTTGATTCCAATAAATTAGAATCAAACATTAgtaaattattcaatgcTTCCAGTGGACCAATCGATAATTTACAAGTTAAAAATAAGCATAGAACTTTATTACCTTCTGTAAAGAGGAAGCAACCCGAGTTGGAATCTAAATCTAAATCTGAATCTGGATCTGGATCTGAATCTGAGAAGGACGACGATGTCTCTGCAGATGGTGAGGCTGATGAACCtgaattgaagaaacaaaagaaatctaagaagaagaagaatgtagatggtgatgatgatgaagatttgGAAGGTAAGTATTTTGCTAAATTAatagaaaaggaagattCTGAAGAGGCACAAAAAGACTCTAGGGAAGATGCATCAACTGATGATCATGAAAgtgaaaaggaaatagCAGGAACAAGCAGTCAAGTTGCTAAGAAAActgatttgaaagaagaagaacttGCGAAGGCAGAAAGAACTGTATTTATTGGTAATATTCCTAACGATGTTATAACATCAAAGACTGTTTATAAAActtttaagaaattattcaatacAAATccaaaaccaaaaaaatctgaagatgaagatgatgatgaagaaaaacaagaagatattgagagtaaaataaaagaaaatccaTTCACAATTGAAAGTATAAGATTTAGATCGATTTCCTTTGATGAAGCATTACCAAGAAAAGTAGCATTTGTTCAACAAAAATTACATAAATCAAGAGATTCTGTCAATGCATACATtgtttataaaaataaaaatattgtgAAAACTATTTGTTCGGAATTAAATGGTACCGTTTTCcataatcatcatttaaGAGTTGACTCAGTGGCACATCCATCTGCTCAAGATAAAAAGAGATCGATATTCGTCGGTaatcttgattttgaagaagCTGAAGAAAGTCTTTGGAATCATTTTAAAAGTTGTGGTGAAATTGAATACGTTCGTATAATTAGAGATGCAAAAACTAATATGGGTAAAGGGTTTGCATATGTtcaatttaaagaattacaatCTGTTAACAAAGCTCTGCTATTAAATGACAAAGTAATGATGAAATCCAATGTTGACAAAGATAGTAAGAAGAAAGGTAGAAAATTGCGTGTTACAAGATGTAAGAATATGAGAAAGAATGGTTCacaatcatcatcatctaatttcaaaaatagtGGGAACTTATCAGACTTTCAAAAGACTAAAGTTGGTAGAGCTAAAAAGATTCTTGGGAAAGCTGATAGAGCTACTCTTGGTCAAGAATTAACCATTGAAGGTTTAAGAGCTACCAAGGGTGAAAACGTATCgcatttgaagaaaaagaaacaaagaTCGAAAACTGGTAGAGTTACCAAACGTTCTCAAGCTTTCAAAAAGGCTAATAAGGATTAA
- the NDAI0A08520 gene encoding uncharacterized protein (ancestral locus Anc_7.91): MQLASSKLRNELANNSPISIGVPLDLSQPNIFNLQQQQGMDDTLAQDVRSQLNTMKSFRDDLFFMADGLPASGFPNHYMSPYIPINGDQNDIYLGTNNYAYRFDDNTNSGVVTANNRINPTDFPKPGSQHREHLLSVLAHKNIEKYQKQMRLQQQHQQHQHQQHLQKNFPNQHFQDRRMINQPLPHQIHQNNTFSMHQGR, translated from the coding sequence ATGCAACTAGCTTCATCTAAACTACGCAACGAACTGGCAAATAATTCACCCATATCGATTGGAGTTCCACTAGATCTTTCTCAACcaaatatcttcaatttgcagcaacaacaaggAATGGATGATACATTAGCTCAAGATGTTAGGTCACAGCTCAACACCATGAAATCATTTCGAGATGATTTGTTCTTTATGGCTGATGGCCTCCCTGCATCTGGGTTTCCCAATCATTATATGTCACCATATATACCAATTAATGGGGACCAAAATGACATCTATCTAGGTACGAATAATTATGCCTATAGATTCGatgataatactaataGTGGCGTTGTAACTGCCAATAATAGAATTAATCCTACAGACTTTCCCAAACCAGGCTCTCAACATAGAGAACATTTATTGTCTGTCCTAGCTCATAAAAACATTGAAAAGTATCAAAAACAAATGAGattacaacaacagcaCCAACAGCAccaacatcaacaacatTTACAGAAAAACTTCCCAAATCAACATTTTCAAGATAGAAGAATGATTAACCAACCATTACCGCATCAGATTCATCAAAATAACACATTTTCAATGCACCAAGGCAGATAA
- the NGL1 gene encoding RNA exonuclease (similar to Saccharomyces cerevisiae NGL1 (YOL042W); ancestral locus Anc_7.90), translating to MFQRKFIPILRSSNSLPKIPLSRRIMNDKFTVLSYNMLSPSYMWPQVYTYVPDQYKDWNYRHTLLELELLDKYKADIMCVQEMTKRDYIDYWQLKLGTTIGYGSKFIAKSPPKYWERHLLDLDGVAIFYNLQKFDFISSSGIYLNEFLDVFNPEELQYLKEKTLELTDGAGIKIDEKTLFEILSVKNQVSLFVCLKHKETGQVFIIINTHLYWKYDEVKLSQCIIIMRELSKIIDELLQDVRHSKVKIIFAGDLNSTKDSLVVKFLEGQILSHGALNMVNPMRPYFNSSIYNKVPEDFFTNTCYSGKLKGIFDYLWYNDKDLSLTKILRGKEVSDELEALMEFGLPNKDHPSDHIPILTEFQILH from the coding sequence ATGTTTCAACGGAAATTCATACCTATCCTAAGATCGTCAAATTCGCTGCCTAAAATCCCTTTATCTCGACGAATAatgaatgataaatttaCTGTACTTTCATACAACATGTTGTCACCATCATATATGTGGCCACAAGTGTACACTTACGTCCCAGATCAGTATAAAGATTGGAATTATCGACATACATTGTTAGAATTGGAACTATTAGACAAATATAAAGCTGACATCATGTGCGTACAAGAAATGACGAAAAGAGATTATATTGATTATTGGCAATTAAAATTAGGTACAACAATTGGATACGgatcaaaatttattgCCAAGAGTCCACCTAAATATTGGGAACGACATTTACTAGATTTGGATGGTGTCGctattttttataatttacaaaaattcgattttatttcatcatcaggaatatatttgaatgaattcTTAGATGTTTTCAATCCTGAAGAGTTGcaatatttgaaagagaaaactCTAGAATTGACTGATGGTGCTGGAATTAAAATAGATGAGAAAactttatttgaaatattatctgTTAAAAATCAAGTTTCTCTTTTCGTTTGCTTGAAACATAAAGAAACTGGACAagtatttattattatcaataccCACTTGTATTGGAAATATGACGAAGTAAAGTTATCTCAAtgtattataataatgagaGAATTGAGCAAAATCATCgatgaattattacaagatgTAAGGCATAGTAAAgtaaaaattattttcGCTGGAGATTTGaattcaacaaaagatTCTCTTGTTGTTAAATTCTTAGAAGGTCAAATATTGAGTCATGGGGCCCTTAATATGGTGAATCCAATGAGACCATATTTTAATTCCTCCATTTATAATAAGGTACCTGAAGATTTCTTTACCAATACATGTTACTCAGGGAAACTGAAAGGTATATTTGACTATTTGTGGTATAATGATAAGGATTTATCACTTACTAAGATCCTTCGGGGTAAAGAAGTTTCAGATGAATTAGAAGCTTTAATGGAGTTTGGTTTGCCGAACAAAGATCATCCTAGTGATCATATCCCAATCTTAACAGAGTTCCAAATACTACACTAG